In Planococcus sp. MB-3u-03, the DNA window GAAAAAGTCTCCTTTCTTGTGAATAGTGATGGTTCATATCCATTCTCTTTAAATCGGTGGATTCCTTCCAAATAAAAAACGGGAAAGATGCCGACGAAGCACCTTTCCCGTTTTTATTACCTAAACAGATTTACTCGGCTGCCCAGCGGTTTCCTGTGCAGAAATCGGATGGGCAGTCGTTTTAATGAAAATAAACAGCAGGCCAATCGCCGCGAATGACAGAAAGGCGATCGGGTAGGACATGCCGTCGATCAAGACACCTGCCGCGATCGACCCGAGCGACTGTCCGATGCCGAGCGAGAAGAACGACAAGCTCACGCCGACAGAAGGCGTATCCGGGAAATGGCGTGTGCCCCAGACGATGAATAAGCCGGTCATGAAAATGAATGAAATGCCGAATAAAATCGCTGATAGGAAAATGGCGGCAGAGTGCTGGATGGTCAAGGTGACAAGTGACGCGGTCACGACTATCACGCCCAGGCGGTAAGACCAGCCGAGCCCGAGGCGTTGAATGATGGTCCCGGCGATGCCGCCGATGATGCCGGCAGCGCCCATGACGATCCAGAAGACCATGCTTTCCGTTACCGAGAAATCGTGTGCTTCGGTCAGGTAGCTTCGTGAAAAGGTCCAGTAAATGGAGGAACTGAAGCCGATGCCGATTGCCGCGAGAATCATAAAGCGCGCTTGGCCGAGCAGGCTCAGTTTGAACTGGCTGCCGGTGGATTCTTCCGGCTCCTGTTTCGGGCGATCGATCGAACGCGCATTCCACCAAAATGTCAGAAAGGCGAGCAGAGCAAACAGCACATAGCCCCAACGCCACTGTTCAGCAAATGCCAATGCGACAGGGCCGCTCGCGACGACGCCGACGCTCGTGCCGGTATTGATCCACGTTATGATTCTTCCATAGAAGGCATGAAGCTTCCGGTAACAGAGCTATTTTGGGAGCATATCGAGTTTTTAAAGGATACGGATTATTACTATGAAACGGATGGCTATATCTTCGTGCACGCAGGCGTTCAGCCGGGCATTCCGGTTGAAGAGACAGATCCTTATTTATTAATGTGGATCCGCGATGAATTTCATCGAGGCTACGCAGGCGATAAGAAAATCGTCTTTGGTCACACGCCGACGTTTAATCTGAGAGGGTCGAATGATACGAGCGTTTATTTTGGCGACAACCGCATCATCGGCATCGACGGAGGCGCGGTGTATGGCGGGCAA includes these proteins:
- a CDS encoding MFS transporter → MITWINTGTSVGVVASGPVALAFAEQWRWGYVLFALLAFLTFWWNARSIDRPKQEPEESTGSQFKLSLLGQARFMILAAIGIGFSSSIYWTFSRSYLTEAHDFSVTESMVFWIVMGAAGIIGGIAGTIIQRLGLGWSYRLGVIVVTASLVTLTIQHSAAIFLSAILFGISFIFMTGLFIVWGTRHFPDTPSVGVSLSFFSLGIGQSLGSIAAGVLIDGMSYPIAFLSFAAIGLLFIFIKTTAHPISAQETAGQPSKSV